The Solanum pennellii chromosome 7, SPENNV200 DNA segment AATTTGAGATGATTATAAGACAATTATCATATATCTAtaattttatggaaaaaaaatttcacaaaaagtGATTAATTGTTCCATCAATCAAATATGGTTCATTTTCTACgtcttaaattttaattaataaggatCTTTATCGTTTCTTTTGCTTGAAACCCCCCAATCTATACGTGAAATCTTAACTACACACTCTAACTTTTATATTGTTCTATTAGAAGAAACAGGCATCTAAATGTgtagggtatatatatatatatatagcataaACATGGATGAAACTTAGCATAATCATAAGGTCTGGAGAAAACATTAACACTGAGTTCCATTTCAAACCATGGTGTTATGCTGTAAATAAGAGCCAAAcagaacataaaaaatattttagaaactGAGGAGTGAAGTTCAACTGAACTTGAGGATATTGATTCATGGAGAAGTAAAGCAAGCCAACATGCTAAAAGACCATGATTTACTAAAACGAAACAGATGCTGGAATCGCTTAGCCAGATGATGTTTTCCTGTTTGAACTAATATCCGAAAGAATATAGAAGCCAAGGACCAGTACAACAGGCAAACAAACTTTACCTTCACACTACTCTCTTTCTATTTGAATGGTTACGTGGCTAATGTTATATTCCCTTCTAATATAATCGATAACCTGATCCAGCACCATGTCAGCATCAGCATCAGGTTCAATCTTGACATGGCAAGCCAAGAGTACTTTCCCGACTGTAATCGCCCAAATATGCAATTCATGGATTGCAACAACCTCTTCCATCTCACAAAGTCCCTTCTCAAGCCTTGTTGCGTCAATTTCTCTAGGTGTGCTCTCCATTAATACTTCAAGAATACTCCGAATCATCCTAATGGTTGTGGCAAGAACAATGACAGAGAAAATGAGAGTGCAGATGAGATCAATGATTTTCCATTCTGGTTTATACCATATGATAGCTCCTCCAATCATGACGCCTATGCTCTGAATTGAATCTCCTAATACATGAAGATAAGCCCCCTGGACATTTATATTCCGctgcttctttttcttttcacctTCACCCTCACAGGAATCCTTAAGTAGAGGCACAGTGTTATCAGCGTCGTGTGCATGGATGTGTTGATCTCGGTTTGAAGGTCCCTCATTATGGTGATGGTGTCGGCTAACACTAATTCCATGTATATGTTTATGCTCGCCGTGGGCATGTTCATGATCACCGTGGCTATGAGCATGCTCTTCATGACTATGACTGTGTTCGTGGCCGTGGTCATGACCGTGGCTGTGTCCATGGCCGTGGCCGTGATCATGACCTAGCAAGAGTGCCATGATGAGGTTCACTCCTAATCCAAATGCAGACACCACAAACATGAGGAAACCTTGAACTTCACCTGTATCATGTATAAGTCGAGCAATGGCTTCATAAACAAGGATCCCAGCTAGAAGCCATATCATTTGGATAGAAACTAGTGCCCCAAGTATCTCAATTCTAAAAAACCCATAGGACTGGCGTGGATTAGCCTCCCATCCTGATGCCCAGAGTGAAAACAAGGATATTGCAAAAGCTGCAACATCTGACAATAGATGAGCCGCATCCGTCAAAATTGCAAGACTGTTGGCTTTAATACCTCCGACAACCTCGACAGCCATAAAAATGATGCATAGGACAACTGCAATGAACAGTTTCCTCATAGATGCTGATCTCTCCTGTGCATCCTTAGACATGGTGTTAACATCTGAGAATCCACACGGTGCTGAACCACAGATTTTAGTCCCCTTCTCTTGAACTGTTATGTCAACACTCACCTCAATTACTTGTCCATGTTCCAGATTCTGCGTATCCATCTGGAAAAACAGATTTATAAAATTGTCACTCAATAACAAGATAAATGAGTCTAACTATCTAAATGTGTCCCACATGAGTCATTGGCTCATTCTAAATCATGATAAGCCCAGATAGAGTTAGTAGTACTCCGTCTTTATACATAAAACGACAAGCAGAACAACAAATGCGCAGCTCGAACAAATTAATCAGCGTCACTAGCTAGGAGGAAGCAACTATAAACATGGATCTAGATATTTCAAATGACAAGCGGTAGATTTGTTTCAGTAATACAAGTGATAGACTGGAGGCACTCGAAAATTCCTCTGCTGAGTTCTATTAAAATCTGAACATGCTACATCTCATCGACTATGtcaacaaaaagaaagttaataacGAAGGTAATCAGTCCTCAACTTATGGCATTCATCTAGTTGGAGCAATCTACAACAAAGAACATTTTCATAAGTAAAGTGTGTGGCTAAACTTCCACAGA contains these protein-coding regions:
- the LOC107026237 gene encoding metal tolerance protein 1-like isoform X2, whose protein sequence is MDTQNLEHGQVIEVSVDITVQEKGTKICGSAPCGFSDVNTMSKDAQERSASMRKLFIAVVLCIIFMAVEVVGGIKANSLAILTDAAHLLSDVAAFAISLFSLWASGWEANPRQSYGFFRIEILGALVSIQMIWLLAGILVYEAIARLIHDTGEVQGFLMFVVSAFGLGVNLIMALLLGHDHGHGHGHSHGHDHGHEHSHSHEEHAHSHGDHEHAHGEHKHIHGISVSRHHHHNEGPSNRDQHIHAHDADNTVPLLKDSCEGEGEKKKKQRNINVQGAYLHVLGDSIQSIGVMIGGAIIWYKPEWKIIDLICTLIFSVIVLATTIRMIRSILEVLMESTPREIDATRLEKGLCEMEEVVAIHELHIWAITVGKVLLACHVKIEPDADADMVLDQVIDYIRREYNISHVTIQIERE
- the LOC107026237 gene encoding metal tolerance protein 1-like isoform X1 codes for the protein MMDTQNLEHGQVIEVSVDITVQEKGTKICGSAPCGFSDVNTMSKDAQERSASMRKLFIAVVLCIIFMAVEVVGGIKANSLAILTDAAHLLSDVAAFAISLFSLWASGWEANPRQSYGFFRIEILGALVSIQMIWLLAGILVYEAIARLIHDTGEVQGFLMFVVSAFGLGVNLIMALLLGHDHGHGHGHSHGHDHGHEHSHSHEEHAHSHGDHEHAHGEHKHIHGISVSRHHHHNEGPSNRDQHIHAHDADNTVPLLKDSCEGEGEKKKKQRNINVQGAYLHVLGDSIQSIGVMIGGAIIWYKPEWKIIDLICTLIFSVIVLATTIRMIRSILEVLMESTPREIDATRLEKGLCEMEEVVAIHELHIWAITVGKVLLACHVKIEPDADADMVLDQVIDYIRREYNISHVTIQIERE